atgtatcttctgcacctctaaccctagagggcagacagccttctttgcttcgtacgtactctcgggcaattcgttgtcctttggaagcatatcctttatcattaccagcaactttccaaatcccttgtcagatacaccattctctgccttccattgcagcaattccagtgtggtgcccagctttttcttgtcacctacgcaattcgggtacaacaattttttgtgatcctctaacatgcgctgcaacttcttcttctccaaatcacttgcgcagtttctctttgcatcggcaatggcccgacctagatcatcaacgggctcatctgatgcctcttcttcagcttcttcccgcattgccggctcagcttcttcccgcattaccggctcagcttcttcccccattgttgtatcatcgtattcagggaacccatggccaggatagctgtcgtcgtcctcttcttcttcattgtcttccatcataacccctctttctccgtgcttggtccaaacattatagtggggcatgaaaccggactcaaacaggtggacgtgaatggttcttgacgtagagtaattgcgaccattcttacagccagcacatggacaaggcataaaaccatccgcccgcttgtttgcctcagccgcaagcagaaaagtatgcacgccctcaacgaactggggagagcatcggtcatcgtacatccattgccggctcatcttcattacacaacaccgaatagaccaaattaatacaagttcatacataaagttcatacaacacttaaatgcaacaaacaaataactctctagctaaagcatttaaatgcaacaacaaatgcgatcaagatcgcaactaaggtaacaattgatccaacagcataatgataccaagcctcactatcgatggcatattttctaatctttctaatcttcaagcgcattttctccttcttgatcttgtgatcatcgacgacatcggcaacatgcaactccaattccatcttctccccctcaattcttttcaatttttctttcaagtactcgttttctctttcaactaaatttaacctctcgacaatagggtcggttggaatttccggttcacatacctcctagataaaaatatctatgtcaacttgatgggcataatttgtcataaacacgaaatgcaacaaatagttttaaaagagaatataccacatccgaatcataacaaggacgagggccgacggggacggatatcaaaaccatggcactatgtataacaaagaacgtacgggtaagataattattatacgagtaactatatatccaaatcacacaaacatcaattttttatataaaatttcatgaacaagaggctcaccacaaggtggtgccggcgacgggacggtgcgggcgatcgacggtggttacgacggagatttagaaggcactaagtaaaccacacctacatatgcaaactaagtgttattttaacctcaaattgcatataaatcaaatactagcacatatatatatttcctcccaaattactaaactcacaaattaataactatataaagcattgcaagagctaatctagcaatgagagatgaaaggacaaagttgctaacctttgtgatcatttgaatggatgggggccttcaaatctgacaaattttgggcaaaatgtgtgatgagctcgagaggaagagggaagaacaaagaggagaggggaaaggggaagaacagagcgagctcgggtggacgaagggtttatgtaggacgacctttagtaccggtttgtgccaagaaccggtactaaaggtgctggagggggcccagactgacaacatcctgccaccactctcattagtaccggttcgtggcacgaaccggtgctaaaggttagccacgaaccggtactaatgagagcggcccggctagccgttggaaccggcactgatgtatacattagtgccggctcaaatacaaaccggcactaatgtgcttcatgtttgaccctttttctactagtgtctgggTCTAAATTTTGTGACTGGGCCGTTCGTCCAGTCATTGGAGGCGGGTTTGAGGTGCCCGGCGGTAGATGCTCTAAATGATTCTGCACTGAATTATACCTTGTTGCATCCAACCATTCAAACCATTCGTCATCATGTATAAAGTTgagcacggcagagataaattttCAAAGTCTGCAGATACTGAGCCGTCCACGCCCATGCCTCTAGGATTCCTGCCGGTAAAAAACAAGAGTAGGGCTGTGTCCTCCACTGCTTCCTACACGCTGAGCGTGGCCCGAGACGCACACAAAAATCGTCAGTCTTCGATGCGCGTGTCATGGCCCCTACATCAAGATTTTCTCTGTATATCCAGTCCACACAAAGGGAGAGAGCTCGGTGTGAGGACAGAAATGTATCGCATTTAGACACACCAAATTTTCACTTTGAGCAGCAAAGAACCACTACTCCACCCAAGAGCGTACGATAGAAATCACAGCGAGATGCACGATGGCTGCCCCATCGAGAAGCTGCTCCGCGAGGAGTCGGATCTGATGCAGCAGATGTTCTCCGTCTTGGAAGAGTCGACAACCTCGTTCGAGCCTCCGCAGTTTTTCCATCATGGTACTGCTCCGTTAAGAATACAGCATTCCTCAAATCATTCCGTCAGAGGTGCGTCCCTCCCATCATTCACGTAGTAGAGTTTGAGCAAACTCTCTTCGACTCTTCCACGTTCCTCCCACTTCCTGACTGGGCTGAAAGTTTCGCGTTCAACAACTTCATTGCTTCAAACGGGATCCTGGCGCTACATTATGCGAGGCAGTGGATGAGGACAAAACTACAGAGAACTCTATCCTCACATCAGAACGACGGCACAAAATCAACTTAAATCACGAGCAATTCCCCTGATGCGCCATATGTTTTTGTTTTCACCAAGTTAGGATATGAGATCGACCAGTCCAGGATGATTCTTTTTTATGAAGTTTTGGGATTAGCCAAGAACATCTGGCAACTCCCTGCAAAATTCAAGATTTGCCAGACTGATTGTTGAGAGGTGGGCCAAGAAATTTGGCAAGATTATCGCTATCAGCAATTCAGCATGGACACAATCAACAAGTCCTAAGGGGGGCGGGGCATCTGCAAAGGACTTGCGAGGCGAACCACGGTGATTCCATTATATATCAAATAAGTTACGAGAGACTTGTATTTTTTCCTGAGAAACTATTTGCAGGTTATGTAATATGAGTCTGATGTATTTGTTTTCGTATTCTTTAGAGTGCGTTTTGTATCGTGGTACGGATTTAATTGTATTCTTAGGTTTGGACTCGCTAAAGTATTGTTCTGTAATGGTCAATTCCATCAGGGAGGATTTTGGAACCATGACGATGATTGCATGCGTATTTTAATTTCAGTTAGCATGAGGAAAAAAAAACCAACCTGGCCATGTGTGTCGTTCTTCCCTGCTGTACGGACAGGCATTCCATGTATCGAGAGTGCCCCGCCGTGCTTGGCCGAAGGAATTAGCATAGAAAATTGCTTCAGACTAAGTTGGTGGATCAACATACTGGAAAACAGCAATATATTTTCAGCAAAAAATCTTTCACTCGTAATCAAAGCTCCAGGAACACATATACGCACTTGCTGGCCGTCGTTACTGCTGGGATGGACATCCTCGCCGGCAGGGATAATGGCGCCTGCAAACATGTCTTCAATCCCAGCCATGCTCACGGCGGAACCCCGGCTTCCGTCGCTCGCTAGACCATCTCCCAATCCCTCCATTCGTCCGATCGGTAGATAGCAGTGCTACAAGAGCGCAGGGAGCAAAAGCGAGGATGATACTTGATATATGCAAAACAATTAGCCGGACGGCAGCTTTAGCAATTACATGCCCATACGGAACAATGAAGCGACAATAACTATGCACTCTTTTTTGGATGCATGCCAATGCATGGTCTTTTTCGTCTGCAAAATCGAGTTCATCAGTCTGCATGTCAGTACTACAAATGGTGCAGAATCGTATTCATTTTACTTACGAAAATAGCAAGTTTTATAACTCCGGACCAGTACGCCACATATCATTTTACTAGTCCAAAAACGGTGCCTAACCGTGTCACACTAGCTAGACGAAAATGGGAGTTTTCACACCCCTAGACCAGCACGCCACACCTTAGAACTTTTGGCAAATAACCAATCAGTCAATTCAGTAGCTCACTCAAAGTAGCTCCTGGCGCCCCCTGCTGGTTCCAAAAGGCGTGTCATCTTTTCCCCTGAGTACATCTGCAACGTCAGAGGCTAGGTTGCCTTTCCTGGCCCTTGCCTCCATAAAGCTTCGGCTAAGCTTTCCTCTTATGTCATGGCGAAATTCAACAAATGGTAAAATCAAAACCTTATCCACCCAAAGATGCGGATCATAAAGCAAACGAACGGGTCTGATAACAGCCATCCGAGCTAGTGTGGATAGCAAatccatcctctctctctctctctctctctctctctctctctatatatatatatatatatatatatatatatatatatatatatatatatatatatacacatacatataTATAGGCCTGGTACTAGCTGTGACATTGTTTTCAAAATAGTTGTATGTATGAGCACAATGATAGCAAACCTACAAGTAATTTAGTAACACATACTAATAGCTAGCATGCATAAGTTTTCGTTATGCTGGAGGACCATAAGTTTTGACTTGGAACTAGATAGACCTAGAAGCAAAATAGGAAGGTGCGGGAGAAAAGCAAAAGCCTCACCAGAACCACCATGATACCCTTGGCAATGCGAGAGTTCACCTTGGccagctcctcctccttggtcagcgTTGGCCCAGCGCCTTTCTCGAGGTCCAGGCAATGATCAGAACTCGCGGACAACGTTACTTTGGCATGTTGCCCGGCAAGCACCAGGAGTGCCAATACCCAGACTAACACGAGAAAAACAGCCGGCCATGCCTGCCACCAATTTTCGCAAACCTTGAACATCCATATGATCAGGCCAACCATATACAGCGAATACAGCACCATGAACACTTTCTACAAAGCAGACACAAGCAGTGAGCGGCAGGATAGATAATTGGAGTTCCAGAGCACAAAAAAGAAAATTTGAGAGGCCAGAGATAAATTGTACTATGTAACCATCAACGACGAGGGAGATAAATTTGACTTGGTTAGACTAGACGTGACAAAAGGTTCAAACATCACTAAGCATCGTACGGAGCATTCAAGATTTGTTAGCAAATAGTAGAACGGCCAACATCATCAGCAAACAGAAACATATATAGGAAGAAGGTGAAGCTAACGGGATGCTCTTGTTATAGAGGCTTTCATACAGATTGATCTAGAACTAGCTAGAAGCAAAGGAAGAAGGCGGGTGAAAAGAAAAAGGCTCACCAGCGACGCCGCGGTACAGCAGGACAGCTCCTCCTCCTCTGTCGCCGCCGGCCAGGCAGTGCCTTTTTGGACATCCATGGGAGGATCAGAACTCCGCGACAACATTGTCATGGTGGACGCGCTGATGCGAGCAGACCCACCCGACCAGATGCACGTATGAGCGCAAACCTAGCTAAACCTTTTCTTTTAGCTGAAAAACCTAGCTGAACTTGAAGCAGATTGATCGCCGGCCGACGGGAGAAAATTAGGTCGATCGGAGGAAAGATGACGTTGCAGCTTTTCGCCGTTGGGATTCCCCTCGTTTATAATAGGCGTACGCCGTAGCACGTACGTCAAGCAGTCGGAGACCAAACAGGGCGCGGCCCAGTTGTTCACAACTTGTCATCGTTCTCGTTTGAAGCTTGAACTCAAGCTGACCAATTCGGATGGAAACTgtatctttccctactaataaagcagctaatgcttctggtcgtccgtcgctgtcatttttgcaaaaaagccccccTATTTTCCCGAAATTAATGTGCAGTCCTACTTAAATTGTAGATAACGTttggttttttgcaaaaaaacacccTGCCTCTACTGAACCGCTTGTCGCCGGCGTCAACACCGCACAAGCAAGGCAGGGGATGCGTCGCGGCGGACGTGAGCGCCGCCAGAGCCCAGGAATGGGGCGAGGTGTCGCGACTGGCGTTGTAGAGCGCGGCGTACAGAGGCGTCGCGGCGGGCGTTGAAGGCCGCGGTGGACCGAGGCGTCGCGGCGGCGGACGCGGTCAACTGGGAGCTCGCCCTCGAGGCTGAGGAGGCCGCCACGTTGCCGACACGGGCGGGCACGGTGGCGGTGAACTCCGGCCAGATCCGAGCACGGGAACGACAAGGGCAATGGAGGCCGGCCGGATCTGTAGGCCGTGGGGTGGAAACGGGGCAGGGCGGCGACGCTGCTCACCTGGGGCGGGGAAAGAGAGGTTAGAGAGAGACAAGAGGAAGGGGGAGCGAGGGGAAACGGGGTAGGGCAGCGGCGCTGCTCacctggggcggcggcggcgctcggctccGGCGGGGTGGCCGGCCGCATCTGTAGGCCGCGGGGCAAGGCGGCGCATCGGTCGGCGAGGGAGCTCCAGGCgtccatgggagagagagagagaggttagagAGACAAGAGGAAAGGGGAGCAGGGGGAAGCGGGgtagggcggcggcggtgctcggctccggcgagcggcgcaCCAGCGGGGCGGAGCGTGCGCAGGCGTGGGGAGGTGGGTTGGGACTTGAGAGGCGATAAAGGTGGAGCAACCTGTGGTGCTCCTCCATCTAGAAGCACCGAGGAGCGGCGTGGTAGGCTGGGGGCGTTGGCTGTGTTGGGAGGATAAAGTAGAAAATTAGTGATGGCAAGGGCGTTGGCTGTGTTGGTGGGCACCGGGCTGGTTTTCTGATCGATCCACGAGCTTGGCAGTAATCGCAGTATAATGATACTTTTTTGTCTTTGAGATGAAAAAAAGTAGTATACCTCATCTAATATATAATGCTACTGTTGAAAGGAGCTACTTAAATACAGAAAACTCTAGAAATTAGTAAATGCGTTGGTCTTTTGACCTatttagttactccctccgtttttatttagtctgcATATTAAATTTGACTAaaatcaaactttgcaaagtttgatcaagtttatagaaaataatataaacatttagcataagaaatctatatgatgtgaaagtacattcaataatgaatgtaatgatattgatttgttattttatatgttaatattttttctctAAACTTtatcaaagtttacaaagcttgactttgatcaAAGTTAATacacggagtaaataaaaacggagtaTGTATTACTCACACACAGAGGGATAGAGTAATAAGAAAAATAAGAGGTCCTTGCTCGCCCGGTTTCGTCCAATATTTAGTAAATTCGTCTAGGATCGAATCAAATTAGAGCGAGCAATTCATCTACAATTCCGAGAAGAATAAAGGGGATCCATCAACAGAAGTTCAGACTCACTATGATGTGTATAATGTATAAACACACCGCCAGCTATCACGTGATGAAATTCAATATTCCTACTATAAAAAGTTTTTATCGAGCACGGCCATGATAGGAAGATGCCACCAACATCCGCGGGCAAGCGGTGGTGCTGAGTCTACCGTAGAGGGCAGGTTCGGTCATGGAGTGGCTATCACTCCAGATGGCATGCCACTAGCCACACAGACAATCATCCGTGCTGCCCTGGACAATAAGGATTTAACCAGCAAGGCTCTGCGATGGTTAGTAGAACACTTCCTCCAATGATCCAACTGGCAGTTGCGCCGCAAGGTGAGTGGTGGATGGGCATGTAATTTTTttcccgtcgcaacgcacgggcatttttgctagtataTGTCTAGGACACTTTTGATCTATCAATCaagctttttttctttctttttgacgTCGATCTATGAATCAAGCTAATTAACGTGATCATACCTAAGACTAACAAGTACTACTGTTGTAGGTTAACAAATAGCAGGAGGTCTCCCTAGTCAACCACATGTACACTTCCTTGTCCGGTTGCCCCGCCTGACGGAGGACTCCTACCTGGTTGTTAATTAGCAGCGACCAGGACCTCTTTTCCTCGTGGATACATCCGACCATGATCAGGAATTCAGGACTCACCGTACGGACTACGTATCTTATCGTGCATGCCTCTGCTAGCTTCGTGCATGTTCAGTTTTCAGCCAAAGCCAGCCATCGTTCAAGTCACACCTAGTCGGTTACGTCCATAAAAAAAAATTAATCGACTGGCCCGTCCGTACGTGCCCAAGCCTAACCGAAAGCAGCTAAATTAATGTCAACAACACAATTTGTACAAGCGAGCAACAAGATCATCAAAATTCCCTATATTACGAAAAAAATCTAAACCAAAATATAGGGAAGAGAAAACTCAAGAATCCTGTAATTAATGACCAGCATAAGGGAAAGGAGATGGCAGCAATCCAGAATGGATTATATCTAGCGGGAGGATCGGATCTAACAAAGTGACCATTGAGTCAGATTGTAGCTTTTGTGGTGGAAGCAGTGCAACAACCAGAAATGTGGGCTCAGATGTTGCAATGGTACTTGAGTGCAAACAATTAGGGCTGGACTGTCTGATATACGCAATGTCGCCGTGAAGCCAAGGTACATATGGGCCAAGGTAGGAGCCTTTTCTAGATGAAATTTGGCAGGGTCAATGTAGACTCTATCGCACACGATTCCACCAGAGGGATTAGTGAAACAATTCCAGAGGCAACGGGGGGAGGGGAGGCGGGAGGCGAACAAGCCCGATGTACGTGATGTCGTGCACGGTCACTTGAGGGTGATATTGCTGCGCAACACCTGAGTGTCGTGGCTGAAAAATTGATGTCGATGAAAGAACCCATCTGAATCCTTTTAGCTTAATCTATGTGCTcaatgttagggaacgtagcaataattcaaaattttcctacgtatcaccaagatccatctaggagattctagcaacaagagggagagaggaagtgcatcttcatacctttgaagatcgctaagcggaagcgttactagaacgcggatgatggagtcgtgctcgcggcgattcaaatcgcggaagatccgatctggcgccgaacgaacggcgcctctgcgttcaacacacgtacagtccagggacgtctcctccttcttgatccagcaaggggagaggagaagttgagggagagctccagcagcacgacggcgtggtggtggagcttgtggattttctgcagggcttcgccaagctctacggcggaggaggtgttggaggagggagggactgcgccagggaaggggtgatgcagccctctcaccctccctctatttatagggtgaaggggagaggggccgGCCTCTCTAGATCCCATCTAAAGGGGGCGGCTGctaggagggggagacttgcccaccaagcaaggtggaggcgcccccccctcccctaaggtttccaaaccctaggcaccttgggcccttggggggggggggcaccagaccacactagggggctggttccctcccatatttagcccattaagtcccccggggcaggtggccccacccggtggacctccggacatcTTTCGGTGGTCctagtacaataccgataacccccgaaaccattccggcgactgaaactggacttcccatatacaaatcttcacctccggaccattccgaaactccttgtgacgtccgggatctcatccgggactccgaacaaccttcggtaaccacatacaatttcccataacaactctagcatcaccgaaccttaagtgtgtagaccctacgggttcggaaaccatgcagacatgaccgagacgttctccggccaataaccaacagcaggatctggatacgcatgttggctcccacatgttccacgatgatctcatcggatgaaccacgatgtcaaggattcaagcaatcccgtatgcaattccctttgtcaatcgatatgttacttacccgagattcgatcgtcggtatcccaatacctcgttcaatctcgttaccggcaagtcactttactcgtttcataatgcatgatcccgtgactaactatttagtcacattgagctaattatgatgatgcattaccgagtgggcctagagaaacctctctgtcatacggagtgacaaatcccaatctcgattcgtgccgactcaacagatactttcggagctacctgtagtgcacctttatagccacctagttacgttgtgacgtttggtacacccaaagcattcctacggtatccgggagttgcacaatctcatggtctaaggaaatgatacttgacattacaaaagctcttagcaaacaaactacacgatcttgtgctatgcttaggattgggtcttgtctatcacatcattctcctaatgatgtaatcccgttatcaatgacatccaatgtccatggccaggaaaccataaccatctattggtcaacgagctaatcaactagaggctcactagggacatgttgtggtctatgtattcacacatgtattacggtttctagttaatacaagtatagcatgaacaatagacaattatcatgaacaagaaaatacaataaccattttattattgtctctagggcatatttccaacagtctcccacttgcactagagtcaataatctagttcatatcactatgtgattgtaatgaatccagcACCATGGAATTTGATCATATCTCgattgtgagagaggttattagtcaacggatgtgaacctttcagatccgtgtgtgctttacaaatctctatgtcatcttgtagatgcatctaccacgcgctatttggagctattccaaataattgttctactatatgaatccggtttactactcatagtcatccagattagtatcaaagtttgcatcgacgtaaccctttacgacgaagtcttttaccacctccataattgagaaaattccttagtccactagttactaaggataactttgaccgctgtcctgtgatccattcctggatcactcttgtaccccttgactgactcatggcaaggcacacttcaggtgcagtacacagcacaacatactgtAGAGCCTGCGTCTAAAGCATACAGGACgatcttcgtcctttctctctcttctgccgtggtcaggtcttgagttttactcaatactcacaccttataacacagccaagaactccttctttgccgatctattttgaactccttcaaaatcttgtcacagtatatattcatttgaaagtactattaagcgttttttatctatccttatagatc
Above is a window of Triticum aestivum cultivar Chinese Spring chromosome 6B, IWGSC CS RefSeq v2.1, whole genome shotgun sequence DNA encoding:
- the LOC123139535 gene encoding uncharacterized protein; translated protein: MTMLSRSSDPPMDVQKGTAWPAATEEEELSCCTAASLKVFMVLYSLYMVGLIIWMFKVCENWWQAWPAVFLVLVWVLALLVLAGQHAKVTLSASSDHCLDLEKGAGPTLTKEEELAKVNSRIAKGIMVVLVRLLLFSRTFLFCF